In one Nicotiana tomentosiformis chromosome 6, ASM39032v3, whole genome shotgun sequence genomic region, the following are encoded:
- the LOC138894913 gene encoding uncharacterized protein, whose protein sequence is MAPYEALNGRRCRSPVGWFEVGETKLYVPYLIHQTIEKVKVIQERLRMAQSREKSYLDVRRRDLEFEVGDWVFLRISPMKGVMHFGKKVAILDRQVCKLRTKDVASVKVLWRIKNMEEMTWKVEEEMKSKYPYQFQIEDNEDVRGTQDVLEGETAL, encoded by the exons atggctccgtacgaggcactgaatgggaggagatgtagatcaccagttggatggtttgaagtcGGTGAAACAAAATTATATGTGCCATATTTGATTCACCAaaccattgagaaggtgaaagtgatacaagaacgACTGAGGATGGCGCAAAGCAGAGAAAAGTCTTATTtagatgtccgacgtcgtgatctggagtttgaggttggtgattgggttttcctgaggatatcaccgatgaagggtgttatgcattttgggaagaaaG tggctatattagatagACAAGTCTGCAAgttgagaacaaaggatgtagcttccgtcaaagtattatggaggatcAAGAATATGGAAGAAATGACATGGAAagtagaagaggagatgaagtctaaatacccttaccagTTCCAgattgaagataacgaggatgtcaGGGGAACACAGGACGTATTagaaggtgaaacggctctatga